Proteins encoded by one window of Pelecanus crispus isolate bPelCri1 chromosome 8, bPelCri1.pri, whole genome shotgun sequence:
- the LOC104033819 gene encoding LOW QUALITY PROTEIN: protocadherin alpha-C1 (The sequence of the model RefSeq protein was modified relative to this genomic sequence to represent the inferred CDS: inserted 2 bases in 1 codon; deleted 2 bases in 2 codons) has product MPWTRGPGAPSDLRRAFKEEKRKGGGVVVVKKLPAGEVAALEGAQPSPPAAQVSPRPLGGAAAAARXGKRRAGSRRAGHRERQRRAQRSGAAASPRTAAGGAGRGSRRGARAPPAPAASFSPCRRCALVSVHSRWELRGFAEILDYVPAELVCGELSRGGRMRVYLMVFCLICCTANGQVVYTIAEETECGASVGNIAKDLGINAATLSARKFRMITGSSKQYFNINASTGALSVNEPIDREQLCELESACLLNYELVLDNPLELYRMEFKVLDINDNSPSFPLSEYHINVPEFLSPGARFTLPNAQDLDEGTNSVQNYTLSPDEHFHLEMQTRGDGSKYPELVLKKALDREQQATHRLFLTAKDGGDPPKFGDVPIIVTVLDTNDNAPEFEHSVYRGSILENSPSGTLVVQVHATDLDEGANGEVRYSFSNITSADLQRMFLIHPHTGEVTVNGVLAVQRPLLEMLIEARDNGAFGMSSTAKLLVEITDVNNHGPEITITSLSSPIPEDAVPGTVIALLSIMDKDPGENGKVTCQIPDNLPFQLKPSLENYYSLVTSGLLDRELISGYNITITATDLGSPPITTQKTLWVQISDVNDNPPVFSADNFDVFVEENNPLGAFLCQVSASDPDMGDNGQVSYMLRNSTVAGSALASILSMSLANGSIYAKRAFDFEQLRSFYFQVEAKDNGSPALSAAITVNVYISDQNDNAPAILYPTSENGSVAVEVVPRLADEDYLVTKVVADDEDNAQNAWLSYHLAHSSDSTLFHLAPHSGELRTMRSMRSTDFLKHKVVVVVRDHGDPPLSSTVTVGILLADTLPQALPDFDDSGEPPPLLNATNIYLIISLACVSCIFAVFLLFLAIVRLCHCQTCCCSGCCCPADEYEKYCYSVHMLPSSHLPPDMLEVTRVGKLTHTYLYRASVGLGPSNSGIPNGDAGNIFSGSRLQVPGPCIQVQQVQRDRLSAVLMRHLENNSKFDKYCKWKLNIRERRVQKLSKEVLQLNGLFIF; this is encoded by the exons ATGCCGTGGACTCGGGGACCCGGAGCTCCCTCGGATCTCCGTCGGGcgtttaaagaagaaaaaagaaagggggggggggtggtggtggtgaagaaGCTGCCGGCCGGTGAGGTGGCAGCGTTGGAGGGAGCGCAGCCCTCTCCCCCGGCGGCGCAGGTGTCGCCGCGGCCTCTGGgtggcgctgccgccgccgcacG CGGTAAGAGACGCGCGGGGTCCCGCCGCGCCGGTCACAGAGAGCGGCAACGGCGGGCGCAGCGCAGCGGAGCTGCCGCCTCTCCCCGCACGGCAgccggcggtgcggggcgggggagccgcCGCGGAGCCAGGGCACCTCCCGCGCCGGCAGCGAGCTTCTCCCCTTGCCGCCGCTGTGCCCTGGTGTCTGTTCAC TCGCGCTGGGAACTTCGGGGGTTTGCTGAAATTCTGGATTATGTTCCTGCTGAGCTGGTCTGCGGGGAGCTGAGC AGGGGAGGAAGAATGCGGGTGTATTTAATGGTCTTCTGCCTTATCTGCTGCACCGCGAACGGGCAAGTAGTGTATACCATTGCTGAGGAAACAGAGTGTGGAGCGTCTGTTGGGAACATAGCAAAGGATCTTGGAATAAATGCAGCTACACTTTCAGCTCGGAAATTTCGCATGATCACCGGTTCAAGTaagcaatattttaatataaatgcaAGCACAGGGGCTTTGTCTGTTAATGAGCCCATAGACAGAGAACAGCTTTGTGAATTAGAGTCTGCCTGTCTTCTGAATTATGAACTCGTGTTAGACAACCCCCTAGAGCTTTATAGGATGGAATTTAAAGTCTTGGACATAAATGACAATTCCCCCAGCTTTCCCTTAAGTGAATATCATATAAACGTGCCTGAGTTCCTGTCACCTGGGGCACGGTTTACACTCCCCAACGCCCAAGATCTTGATGAAGGTACCAACAGTGTCCAGAATTACACTCTGAGCCCTGATGAACATTTCCATTTGGAAATGCAGACACGCGGAGATGGGAGTAAATATCCTGAATTGGTGCTGAAGAAAGCCTTAGACAGGGAGCAGCAAGCCACTCACAGACTTTTCCTTACAGCCAAAGATGGTGGGGATCCTCCGAAGTTCGGTGATGTCCCAATCATTGTCACTGTGCTGGATACCAATGACAATGCACCAGAATTTGAGCACTCAGTCTACAGGGGAAGTATCTTGGAAAACTCCCCCAGTGGCACTTTGGTAGTGCAAGTGCATGCCACGGACTTGGATGAAGGTGCAAATGGAGAGGTCAGGTATTCGTTTAGCAATATTACTTCTGCTGATCTACAGCGAATGTTCTTAATTCACCCGCACACTGGGGAGGTGACAGTCAATGGTGTTTTAGCCGTTCAGAGACCTCTCCTCGAGATGCTTATTGAGGCAAGGGATAATGGGGCATTTGGCATGTCCAGCACAGCTAAGCTTCTGGTGGAAATCACTGATGTGAACAATCATGGTCCAGAGATAACAATTACATCCCTTTCCAGTCCCATTCCCGAGGATGCTGTTCCTGGCACAGTGATAGCTCTGCTGAGTATTATGGATAAGGACCCTGGGGAGAATGGGAAAGTAACCTGCCAGATCCCCGATAACCTTCCCTTCCAGTTAAAGCCTTCCCTTGAAAACTACTACAGCCTGGTCACCAGTGGGCTTCTTGACCGAGAACTAATCAGTGGGTACAACATCACCATTACTGCCACAGACTTGGGCTCTCCACCCATCACCACTCAGAAGACCCTTTGGGTGCAGATTTCTGATGTGAATGATAACCCACCTGTCTTCAGCGCTGACAATTTTGATGTGTTTGTGGAGGAGAACAATCCACTTGGTGCTTTTCTCTGCCAGGTCTCAGCATCTGACCCTGATATGGGGGACAATGGACAGGTCTCTTACATGCTCAGGAATTCCACAGTTGCAGGCAGTGCCCTGGCCAGCATTTTGTCCATGAGCTTGGCCAACGGGAGCATCTATGCAAAACGTGCCTTTGACTTTGAGCAGCTTAGGAGCTTCTATTTCCAAGTGGAAGCCAAGGACAATGGGTCACCGGCCTTGAGTGCTGCCATAACTGTGAATGTTTACATCTCAGACCAGAATGACAATGCCCCAGCCATCCTGTACCCCACCAGCGAGAATGGTTCAGTAGCTGTGGAAGTTGTGCCCCGCCTGGCTGATGAGGACTACCTGGTGACCAAAGTAGTGGCAGATGATGAGGACAATGCGCAGAATGCCTGGCTCTCCTATCACCTTGCCCATTCCTCTGACTCCACCCTGTTCCACTTGGCACCACACTCTGGTGAGCTGCGCACCATGCGCTCCATGCGCTCCACTGACTTCCTCAAGCACAAGGTGGTTGTGGTGGTGCGGGACCATGGGGATCCGCCACTCTCTTCTACTGTGACGGTGGGCATCCTGCTGGCTGATACCCTGCCTCAGGCACTGCCAGACTTTGATGACAGTGGCGAGCCACCACCACTGCTCAACGCTACAAACATCTACTTGATCATTTCCCTTGCCTGTGTCTCCTGCATCTTTGCAgtgttcctcctctttcttgccATTGTGAGGCTGTGCCACTGCCAGACTTGCTgctgcagtggctgctgctgcccagctgaTGAGTATGAAAAGTATTGCTATAGTGTGCACATGCTTCCAAGCTCCCACCTCCCACCAGACATGCTGGAGGTCACTCGTGTGGGTAAACTGACTCACACCTACTTGTACAGGGCATCTGTAGGTCTTGGGCCTAGTAACAGTGGCATCCCAAATGGTGATGCTGGGAATATTTTCAGTGGCTCAAGGTTACAAGTGCCAGGACCCTGCATCCAAGTGCAGCAGGTCCAACGTGATCGGTTGAGTGCTGTCCTTATG AGGCATTTGGAGAATAACAGCAAATTTGACAAATACTGCAAGTGGAAATTAAATATCAGAGAAAGAAG GGTGCAGAAGCTGAGCAAGGAAGTTTTACAGCTGAATGGGCTCTTCATCTTTTGA
- the LOC142594205 gene encoding protocadherin alpha-3-like translates to MAMCVCWGPVVRVLVLQAAWALGGGQVRYSVPEEAKAGTVVGRLAQDLGLEAGEPEARRLRLAAQGRRASVEVSGASGALVVSSRLDREELCGKSAPCALRLEVLVERPLRVFHVELEVTDINDNAPLFPAARKNLSIAELSLPGSRFPLEGASDADIGANAQLSYTLSPTEHFRLDLQKAEEDVEFLFLVLAKPLDRETVPVHRLVLTASDGGRPPLTGRMELVISVLDANDNAPQFNQSVYKVQLPENTERGTLVIRVSATDLDEGTNRNISYSLQHLFPQDGRDVFGIDRNSGEIRVRGDLDYEDVGLYRLQVDAADQGNPPLSGHCKVVVEVVDANDNAPEVWVTSLSVPVPEDAAVGTVVALLSVSDRDSGANGRVRCAVWPAAPFGLVATFAGSYSLVLREALDRERVPEYEVEVRAEDGGAPPLRASRGVRVPVSDVNDNAPAFAQAVYTVLARENNAAGAELARLWARDPDEAGNGRVSYSVAEGGVGGAAVGAGWRPASSYVSVDAESGRLWALQPLDYEELQVLQFEVRAVDAGEPPLCGNATVQLFVVDENDNAPALLPPAGGGPGPGSAGEAASGPGSGALWAWAAWGAPAGQVVAKIRAVDADSGYNAWLRYELWEPRGKGPFRVGLYSGEVSTARALEEADGPRQRLVIVVRDHGEPSRSATATLSVSLVEGAEAALAAAGSSSSSSSSGAGLRPGAGAEGGAAAATATATATTNVWLVVAICAVSSLFLLAVVLYGASRWAPRAAVLSGPGPATLVCASEVGSWSYSQRQSRSLCVADGAGKSDLMVFSPNFPPPPGPAAENGSPGKGPFLSPLASRAAGKCPARLPEELRETPGARLEAALPHERDRSPVPAVAGVSPASSAKPGGL, encoded by the exons ATGGCGATGTGCGTGTGCTGGGGGCCCGTGGTGcgggtgctggtgctgcaggcGGCCTGGGCGCTGGGCGGCGGGCAGGTGCGCTACTCGGTGCCGGAGGAAGCCAAGGCCGGGACGGTGGTGGGCCGGCTGGCGCAGGACCTGGGCCTGGAGGCGGGCGAGCCGGaggcgcggcggctgcggctgGCGGCGCAGGGCCGGCGGGCGAGCGTGGAGGTGAGCGGGGCGAGCGGGGCGCTGGTGGTGAGCTCGCGGCTGGACCGGGAGGAGCTGTGCGGGAAGAGCGCGCCGTGCGCCCTGCgcctggaggtgctggtggagcgGCCGCTGCGCGTCTTCCACGTGGAGCTGGAGGTCACCGACATCAACGACAACGCCCCGCTCTTCCCCGCCGCCCGGAAAAACCTCAGCATCGCGGAACTGTCGCTGCCAGGTTCTCGGTTCCCGCTGGAGGGGGCATCGGATGCAGATATCGGAGCCAACGCGCAGCTCTCCTATACACTCAGCCCCACCGAGCATTTCCGTCTGGATTTACAAAAGGCCGAGGAGGACGTTGAGTTCTTATTCCTGGTGCTCGCGAAACCGCTGGACCGCGAGACGGTGCCTGTGCACCGGTTGGTGTTGACGGCGAGTGACGGGGGCCGTCCGCCCCTGACGGGCAGGATGGAGCTGGTGATCTCGGTGCTGGATGCCAACGACAACGCGCCCCAGTTCAACCAGTCGGTGTATAAAGTGCAGCTGCCGGAAAATACGGAGCGTGGCACTTTAGTGATCAGAGTAAGCGCCACGGATTTGGATGAGGGGACGAACAGGAATATATCGTATTCTCTCCAGCACTTGTTCCCTCAGGATGGAAGAGACGTTTTCGGGATCGACAGAAATAGCGGCGAGATCCGTGTCAGGGGTGACTTAGACTATGAGGACGTTGGTCTCTATCGCCTGCAAGTGGATGCGGCGGATCAGGGAAACCCACCGCTGTCGGGTCACTGCAaagtggtggtggaggtggtggaCGCGAACGACAACGCGCCGGAGGTGTGGGTGACGTCGCTGTCGGTGCCGGTGCCGGAGGACGCGGCGGTGGGGACGGTGGTGGCGCTGCTGAGCGTGTCGGACCGGGACTCGGGGGCGAACGGGCGGGTGCGCTGCGCGGTGTGGCCGGCGGCGCCGTTCGGGCTGGTGGCGACGTTCGCGGGCTCGTACTCGCTGGTGCTGCGGGAGGCGCTGGACCGGGAGCGGGTGCCGGAGTACGAGGTGGAGGTGCGGGCGGAGGACGGCGGGGCGCCGCCGCTGCGCGCCAGCCGCGGGGTGCGGGTGCCGGTGTCGGACGTGAACGACAACGCGCCGGCGTTCGCGCAGGCCGTGTACACGGTGCTGGCGCGGGAGAACAacgcggcgggcgcggagctGGCGCGGCTGTGGGCGCGGGACCCGGACGAGGCGGGCAACGGTCGCGTGAGCTACTCGGTGGCGGAGGGCGGCGTCGGGGGCGCGGCTGTGGGCGCGGGGTGGCGCCCGGCGTCGAGCTACGTGTCGGTGGACGCGGAGAGCGGGCGGCTGTGGGCGCTGCAGCCGTTGGACTACGaggagctgcaggtgctgcagtTCGAGGTGCGGGCGGTGGACGCGGGGGAGCCGCCGCTGTGCGGCAACGCCACGGTGCAGCTGTTCGTGGTGGACGAGAACGACAACGCGCCGGCGCTGCTCCCGCctgccggcggcgggccggggcccgggTCCGCGGGCGAGGCGGCGTCGGGGCCGGGCTCGGGGGCGTTGTGGGCGTGGGCGGCGTggggggcgccggcggggcaGGTGGTGGCGAAGATCCGCGCGGTGGACGCGGACTCGGGCTACAACGCGTGGCTGCGCTACGAGCTGTGGGAGCCGCGGGGGAAGGGCCCGTTCCGCGTGGGGCTGTACAGCGGCGAGGTGAGCACGGCGCGGGCGCTGGAGGAGGCGGACGGCCCGCGGCAGAGGCTGGTGATCGTGGTGCGGGACCACGGGGAGCCGTCGCGCTCGGCCACGGCCACGCTGAGCGTGTCGCTGGTGGAGGGCGCCGAGGCGGCGCTGGCGGCCGCGGGCTCGTCCTCGTCCTCGTCCTCGTcgggggcggggctgcggccgggggcgggcgcggagggcggcgcggcggcggcgacggCGACGGCGACGGCGACGACGAACGTGTGGCTGGTGGTGGCCATCTGCGCGGTGTCGAGCCTGTTCCTGCTGGCGGTGGTGCTGTACGGGGCGTCGCGGTGGGCGCCGCGGGCGGCCGTGCTGtcggggcccgggccggcgaCGCTGGTGTGCGCCAGCGAGGTGGGGAGCTGGTCGTACTCGCAGCGCCAGAGCCGGAGCCTGTGCGTGGCGGACGGCGCGGGCAAGAGCGACCTGATGGTTTTCAGCCCCAacttcccgccgccgcccggccccgcagcagaaAACGGTTCTCCTGGGAAGGGTCCGTTTCTCTCCCCACTTGCTTCACGCGCG GCAGGGAAATGCCCGGCGCGGCTGCCGGAGGAGTTGCGAGAGACGCCGGGTGCTCGGCTCGAAGCTGCTCTGCCCCACGAGCGGGACCGGTCGCCCGTACCCGCTGTCGCTGGCGTCTCCCCAGCATCTTCTGCCAAGCCCGGTGGTCTCTAA
- the LOC142594206 gene encoding protocadherin alpha-2-like: protein MLSRDISALFFNGLGSLERPQSSGSWKMLLLLVLQAAWALGGGQVRYSVPEEAKAGTVVGRLAQDLGLEAGEPEARRLRLAAQGRRASVEVSGASGALVVSSRLDREELCGKSAPCALRLEVLVERPLRVFHVELEVTDINDNAPLFPAARKNLSIAELSLPGSRFPLEGASDADIGANAQLSYTLSPTEHFSLDLQKSEEYRESLFLVLAKPLDRETVPVHRLVLTASDGGRLPLTGTMELVISVLDANDNAPQFNQSVYKVQLPESAAEGTLVVRVSATDPDVGSNREMTFTASNTFPPKGLNLFILNPKTGEIRLAGALDFEDVRSYEIQIEATDKGTPPLSGHCKVVVEVVDVNDNAPEVWVTSLSVPVPEDAAVGTVVALLSVSDRDSGANGRVRCAVWPAAPFGLVATFAGSYSLVLREALDRERVPEYEVEVRAEDGGAPPLRASRGVRVPVSDVNDNAPAFAQAVYTVLARENNAAGAELARLWARDPDEAGNGRVSYSVAEGGVGGAAVGAGWRPASSYVSVDAESGRLWALQPLDYEELQVLQFEVRAVDAGEPPLCGNATVQLFVVDENDNAPALLPPAGGGPGPGSAGEAASGPGSGALWAWAAWGAPAGQVVAKIRAVDADSGYNAWLRYELWEPRGKGPFRVGLYSGEVSTARALEEADGPRQRLVIVVRDHGEPSRSATATLSVSLVEGAEAALAAAGSSSSSSSSGAGLRPGAGAEGGAAAAAAAATATATTNVWLVVAICAVSSLFLLAVVLYGASRWAPRAAVLSGPGPATLVCASEVGSWSYSQRQSRSLCVADGAGKSDLMVFSPNFPPPPGPAAKETQPEPPALLDTVFRVINSFCSSQ from the exons atgtTATCACGGGACAtctctgcattatttttcaatggtCTTGGGAGCCTGGAGAGGCCCCAGTCAAGTGGAAGCTGGAAAATGTTGTTGT tgctggtgctgcaggcGGCCTGGGCGCTGGGCGGCGGGCAGGTGCGCTACTCGGTGCCGGAGGAAGCCAAGGCCGGGACGGTGGTGGGCCGGCTGGCGCAGGACCTGGGCCTGGAGGCGGGCGAGCCGGaggcgcggcggctgcggctgGCGGCGCAGGGCCGGCGGGCGAGCGTGGAGGTGAGCGGGGCGAGCGGGGCGCTGGTGGTGAGCTCGCGGCTGGACCGGGAGGAGCTGTGCGGGAAGAGCGCGCCGTGCGCCCTGCgcctggaggtgctggtggagcgGCCGCTGCGCGTCTTCCACGTGGAGCTGGAGGTCACCGACATCAACGACAACGCCCCGCTCTTCCCCGCCGCCCGGAAAAACCTCAGCATCGCGGAACTGTCGCTGCCGGGTTCTCGGTTCCCGCTGGAGGGGGCATCGGATGCAGACATCGGAGCCAACGCGCAGCTCTCCTATACACTCAGCCCTACCGAACACTTCTCTCTGGATTTGCAGAAGAGTGAAGAGTACCGAGAATCCCTGTTCCTGGTGCTCGCGAAACCGCTGGACCGCGAGACGGTGCCTGTGCACCGGTTGGTGTTGACGGCGAGTGACGGGGGCCGTCTGCCCCTGACGGGCACGATGGAGCTGGTGATCTCGGTGCTGGATGCCAACGACAACGCGCCCCAGTTCAACCAGTCGGTGTATAAAGTGCAGCTGCCAGAGAGCGCTGCAGAGGGGACACTGGTGGTGCGGGTGAGCGCCACGGATCCGGACGTGGGAAGCAACAGAGAAATGACATTCACTGCGAGCAatacttttcctccaaaggggttaaaccttttcattttaaatccgAAGACGGGGGAGATCCGTCTCGCGGGCGCCCTGGACTTCGAAGACGTCCGTTCATACGAGATACAAATCGAAGCGACAGATAAGGGGACGCCGCCGCTGTCGGGTCACTGcaaggtggtggtggaggtggtggaCGTGAACGACAACGCGCCGGAGGTGTGGGTGACGTCGCTGTCGGTGCCGGTGCCGGAGGACGCGGCGGTGGGGACGGTGGTGGCGCTGCTGAGCGTGTCGGACCGGGACTCGGGGGCGAACGGGCGGGTGCGCTGCGCGGTGTGGCCGGCGGCGCCGTTCGGGCTGGTGGCGACGTTCGCGGGCTCGTACTCGCTGGTGCTGCGGGAGGCGCTGGACCGGGAGCGGGTGCCGGAGTACGAGGTGGAGGTGCGGGCGGAGGACGGCGGGGCGCCGCCGCTGCGCGCCAGCCGCGGGGTGCGGGTGCCGGTGTCGGACGTGAACGACAACGCGCCGGCGTTCGCGCAGGCCGTGTACACGGTGCTGGCGCGGGAGAACAacgcggcgggcgcggagctGGCGCGGCTGTGGGCGCGGGACCCGGACGAGGCGGGCAACGGTCGCGTGAGCTACTCGGTGGCGGAGGGCGGCGTCGGGGGCGCGGCTGTGGGCGCGGGGTGGCGCCCGGCGTCGAGCTACGTGTCGGTGGACGCGGAGAGCGGGCGGCTGTGGGCGCTGCAGCCGTTGGACTACGaggagctgcaggtgctgcagtTCGAGGTGCGGGCGGTGGACGCGGGGGAGCCGCCGCTGTGCGGCAACGCCACGGTGCAGCTGTTCGTGGTGGACGAGAACGACAACGCGCCGGCGCTGCTCCCGCctgccggcggcgggccggggcccgggTCCGCGGGCGAGGCGGCGTCGGGGCCGGGCTCGGGGGCGTTGTGGGCGTGGGCGGCGTggggggcgccggcggggcaGGTGGTGGCGAAGATCCGCGCGGTGGACGCGGACTCGGGCTACAACGCGTGGCTGCGCTACGAGCTGTGGGAGCCGCGGGGGAAGGGCCCGTTCCGCGTGGGGCTGTACAGCGGCGAGGTGAGCACGGCGCGGGCGCTGGAGGAGGCGGACGGCCCGCGGCAGAGGCTGGTGATCGTGGTGCGGGACCACGGGGAGCCGTCGCGCTCGGCCACGGCCACGCTGAGCGTGTCGCTGGTGGAGGGCGCCGAGGCGGCGCTGGCGGCCGCGGGCTCGTCCTCGTCCTCGTCCTCGTcgggggcggggctgcggccgggggcgggcgcggagggcggcgcggcggcggcggcggcggcggcgacggcGACGGCGACGACGAACGTGTGGCTGGTGGTGGCCATCTGCGCGGTGTCGAGCCTGTTCCTGCTGGCGGTGGTGCTGTACGGGGCGTCGCGGTGGGCGCCGCGGGCGGCCGTGCTGtcggggcccgggccggcgaCGCTGGTGTGCGCCAGCGAGGTGGGGAGCTGGTCGTACTCGCAGCGCCAGAGCCGGAGCCTGTGCGTGGCGGACGGCGCGGGCAAGAGCGACCTGATGGTTTTCAGCCCCAacttcccgccgccgcccggccccgcggcgaaGGAGACGCAGCCGGAGCCGCCCGCTCTCCTGGACACG GTCTTCAGGGTCATCAACTCTTTCTGCAGTTCTCAGTAG